A stretch of the Amycolatopsis sp. BJA-103 genome encodes the following:
- a CDS encoding fatty acyl-AMP ligase, translating to MSLAPENLPATAGTTLPACLRHWADVDGDRPALTFADFATDRAGRRKTLTWRQLQERVDAVAGALPVRPGDRVAVLCPQSAEYVVAFLGAITAGAIAVPLFDPGLPGHAGRLAAVLTDCSPTAVVTTVAAEDAVREFLAGLPGGDEVAVIAADRPAEGPVRAWPAPDATPDDVAYLQYTSGSTRSPAGVVLTHANVLANVRQAVHGLGIEPTGTTVSWLPLFHDMGLVLGLITPLAMGMRSVLMDPLAFIERPVRWLELLGDHNGSWSAAPNFAFHYSASRVREEDRAKLRLDRVAAIVNGAEPINPDVLDRFHAAFADSGYTPDKTRPSYGLAEATVFVTTGPGTPPRVTTFDRADLGTGTARQSGDGLRLVACGVPVGQHVALVDPETGVALEDGSVGEIWVHGPNVGTGYWQKPLESTETFGARLTGELGGLPEGPWLRTGDLGVRYDGEVYIAGRIKDLLIVDGRNHYPQDVEATAASADRDIRPGSVASFAVEGTDTEAAVVVAEHRGHTALTTDDERALAASIRRLVSDAHGLSLRDVVLVPAGLVPRTSSGKIARSACRDRYLAGDYGKALVR from the coding sequence ATGTCCCTGGCCCCCGAAAACCTGCCCGCCACGGCCGGCACCACCCTCCCCGCCTGCCTCCGGCATTGGGCGGACGTCGACGGCGACCGGCCCGCGCTGACCTTCGCCGACTTCGCGACCGATCGCGCCGGGCGGCGGAAGACCCTGACCTGGCGGCAGCTCCAGGAGCGCGTCGACGCCGTCGCGGGCGCGCTGCCCGTCCGGCCCGGCGACCGGGTGGCCGTGCTGTGCCCGCAGAGCGCCGAGTACGTCGTCGCCTTCCTCGGCGCGATCACCGCGGGCGCGATCGCGGTGCCGCTGTTCGACCCCGGACTGCCCGGGCACGCCGGGCGCCTCGCCGCGGTGCTGACCGACTGCTCCCCCACCGCGGTCGTCACCACCGTCGCGGCCGAGGACGCGGTCCGCGAGTTCCTCGCCGGTCTCCCCGGCGGTGACGAGGTCGCCGTCATCGCGGCCGACCGCCCCGCCGAAGGCCCGGTCCGCGCGTGGCCCGCCCCGGACGCGACACCGGACGACGTGGCGTACCTGCAGTACACCTCCGGCTCCACCCGCAGCCCGGCGGGCGTGGTGCTGACCCACGCGAACGTGCTGGCCAACGTGCGCCAGGCAGTGCACGGGCTCGGCATCGAACCGACGGGGACCACCGTGTCCTGGCTGCCGCTGTTCCACGACATGGGTCTCGTGCTCGGCCTGATCACCCCGCTGGCGATGGGCATGCGGTCGGTGCTGATGGATCCGCTGGCCTTCATCGAACGACCGGTGCGCTGGCTGGAACTGCTGGGCGACCACAACGGCAGCTGGAGCGCGGCGCCGAACTTCGCGTTCCACTACTCCGCGAGCCGGGTGCGCGAGGAGGACCGCGCCAAGCTGCGCCTCGACCGCGTCGCCGCGATCGTCAACGGCGCGGAGCCGATCAACCCCGACGTACTCGACCGGTTCCACGCCGCCTTCGCCGATTCCGGGTACACGCCGGACAAGACCCGGCCCTCCTACGGTCTCGCCGAGGCGACCGTCTTCGTCACCACCGGCCCCGGAACTCCCCCGCGCGTCACCACGTTCGACCGCGCCGACCTCGGGACGGGCACGGCACGGCAGTCCGGCGACGGTCTCCGGCTGGTCGCCTGCGGTGTCCCGGTGGGCCAGCACGTCGCGCTGGTCGACCCGGAAACCGGCGTCGCGCTCGAAGACGGTTCGGTCGGCGAGATCTGGGTCCACGGTCCCAACGTCGGCACCGGGTACTGGCAGAAGCCCTTGGAAAGCACCGAGACCTTCGGCGCCCGGCTGACCGGCGAACTCGGTGGGCTCCCGGAGGGGCCCTGGCTGCGCACCGGGGACCTCGGCGTCCGGTACGACGGCGAGGTCTACATCGCGGGCCGTATCAAGGACTTGCTGATCGTCGACGGCCGCAACCACTACCCGCAGGACGTCGAAGCGACGGCGGCCTCGGCCGACCGCGACATCCGCCCGGGCAGCGTCGCCTCGTTCGCCGTCGAAGGCACCGACACCGAAGCCGCGGTCGTCGTCGCCGAACACCGCGGCCACACCGCGCTGACCACGGACGACGAGCGGGCCCTCGCCGCGTCGATCCGGCGGCTCGTTTCCGACGCGCACGGCCTTTCGCTGCGCGACGTCGTGCTCGTCCCGGCGGGCCTGGTCCCGCGCACCTCCAGCGGCAAGATCGCGCGCAGCGCGTGCCGCGACCGCTACCTCGCCGGCGACTACGGAAAGGCCCTGGTGCGATGA